One Aspergillus oryzae RIB40 DNA, chromosome 2 genomic window carries:
- a CDS encoding uncharacterized protein (predicted sugar phosphate isomerase involved in capsule formation), translating into MGHLQQQSPMIPLSSPADPSVPTMIKKDRLARDELSLLSLTPPDVINSALSTTKDGHADASVSTAIHVISTERAALAHLERLYETNALAQESLARAVSQIARSVRSGGKLVCCGVGKSGKIAQKLEATMNSLGIYSAFLHPTEALHGDLGMIRPQDTLLLISFSGRTPELLLLLPHIPSTVPIIAITSHLHPSTCPLLSFQPSDMGILLPAPIHEDEELSIGVCAPTSSTTVALSLGDALAIATARRLHTSPGRGPAEIFKSFHPGGAIGAASNVLTPMSMSTASFPSTTSDDLSSQQQSVASLPQSEDTQRIIDKLVPIDQIPAVSTSTGTIRLLDILLTAIQHPTAKSWVHLSPSEIIPPRHLRSLSQTNYVDMDTSALASLGLPFSVPRDDWLRLPSSTSLDDARRLVSESTAAAGAVIAVMQDENPDACLGFFEAEDLWDGFISTGVVSGV; encoded by the exons ATGGGGCACCTTCAGCAGCAATCGCCGATGATCCCGCTATCGTCCCCCGCGGACCCCTCCGTGCCCACCATGATAAAGAAAGACCGCCTCGCTCGCGACGAGCTGTCGCTTCTATCCTTGACTCCTCCAGACGTGATAAACTCTGCGTTATCAACTACAAAGGATGGCCATGCTGATGCATCGGTATCCACCGCCATTCATGTCATTTCCACAGAGCGCGCCGCCCTAGCGCACTTGGAACGTCTTTATGAAACAAATGCGTTGGCGCAAGAGAGTCTTGCCCGGGCGGTAAGCCAGATTGCTCGCAGCGTGCGGAGTGGAGGAAAATTGGTATGCTGCGGTGTAGGAAAGAGTGGAAAGATTGCCCAAAAGCTCGAGGCAACGATGAATAGCCTGGGTATCTACAGCGCATTCTTACATCCAACGGAAGCATTGCATGGAGACCTGGGCATGATTAGACCG CAAGATACcctgttgttgatttctttctcgggGCGCACGCCTGagctcctgctcctgctccctCATATCCCCTCAACGGTCCCAATAATCGCCATAACTTCTCACCTCCACCCGTCCACATGCCCTTTATTGTCGTTTCAACCGTCCGACATGGGCATCCTCCTACCAGCACCCATTcacgaggacgaggagttATCCATCGGCGTATGCGCCCCAACCTCGTCTACGACGGTAGCCCTGTCACTGGGAGATGCCCTGGCTATCGCCACCGCCAGACGACTACACACATCTCCAGGAAGAGGCCCAGCAGAGATCTTCAAGAGTTTCCACCCCGGCGGAGCCATCGGCGCCGCATCGAACGTCCTCACGCCAATGAGCATGTCCACCGCCTCATTCCCCTCCACAACTTCAGACGACCTCTCCAGTCAACAGCAGTCCGTCGCCTCGCTCCCCCAGTCAGAGGACACCCAACGCATAATCGACAAGCTCGTCCCCATCGACCAAATCCCAGCAGTATCTACATCCACTGGCACCATCCGTCTCCTAGATATCTTGCTCACAGCCATCCAACACCCCACCGCCAAGTCCTGGGTCCATCTGTCTCCGTCCGAAATAATCCCACCCCGACATCTCCGCTCCCTTTCGCAAACAAACTATGTAGACATGGACACGTCCGCGCTAGCCTCTCTCGGCCTCCCGTTTTCCGTACCCCGGGATGATTGGCTCCGGCTCCCTAGCTCGACCTCCCTCGACGATGCGCGTCGGCTAGTTTCGGAATCTACCGCTGCTGCGGGGGCCGTCATAGCCGTCATGCAGGACGAGAATCCCGATGCTTGTTTGGGCTTCTTTGAAGCGGAGGATCTGTGGGATG GATTTATCAGTACAGGAGTCGTGTCAGGGGTATAA
- a CDS encoding nicotinamide/nicotinic acid mononucleotide adenylyltransferase (nicotinic acid mononucleotide adenylyltransferase), producing the protein MTDITGGHGEDVHQPPAHIPPAPMEDYQFPELRLKRKMDDPEKTPLLLVACGSFSPITYLHLRMFEMAADYVKFSSNFELIGGYLSPVSDAYRKAGLAAAEHRVAMCQLAVEQTSDWLMVDTWEPMQKAYQPTAVVLDHFDHEINTVREGIEAADGTRKHVRIALLAGADLIHTMSTPGVWSEKDLDHILGKYGSFIVERSGTDIDEALAALQPWKDNIHVIQQLIQNDVSSTKIRLFLRREMSVRYLIPVPVIRYIEQHRLYGDDNTTANSTSDKGKGKQEPSKSG; encoded by the exons ATGACTGACATCACCGGTGGGCATGGGGAGGATGTCCATCAGCCCCCCGCCCATATTCCCCCGGCACCCATGGAGGACTATCAGTTTCCGGAACTCCGCCTGAAGCGCAAGATGGATGATCCGGAAAAGACTCCTTTGCTACTGGTCGCTTGTGGTTCTTTCTCGCCCATCACTTACTTGCATCTGCGGATGTTCGAAATGGCAGCCGATTACGTCAAGTTCAGCTCGAACTTCGAACTCATCGGCGGATATCTCTCGCCGGTGTCGGATGCCTATCGCAAGGCTGGTTTGGCCGCTGCAGAGCACCG AGTCGCTATGTGCCAACTTGCAGTGGAACAAACCTCCGACTGGTTAATGGTTGATACATGGGAGCCAATGCAGAAGGCATACCAACCAACTGCCGTCGTGCTTGATCATTTCGACCACGAGATCAACACTGTCCGAGAGGGAATTGAAGCCGCAGACGGCACACGGAAGCACGTACGCATCGCTCTGCTGGCCGGAGCTGATCTGATCCATACCATGTCGACTCCAGGAGTATGGAGTGAAAAAGATTTGGACCACATCCTTGGCAAATACGGT TCTTTCATTGTTGAACGCAGCGGAACAGACATCGATGAAGCGCTTGCTGCCTTGCAGCCGTGGAAGGACAATATCCATGTGATTCAACAGCTGATTCAGAACGATGTCAGCAGCACCAAAATTCGTCTTTTCCTCAGACGTGAGATGAGCGTCCGTTACCTAATCCCGGTGCCGGTCATCCGCTATATCGAACAGCACCGCCTGTATGGGGACGATAACACGACAGCCAATTCCACATCCGAcaaagggaaggggaaacagGAGCCTAGCAAGTCAGGTTGA